From the Halorhabdus utahensis DSM 12940 genome, one window contains:
- a CDS encoding 2-amino-3,7-dideoxy-D-threo-hept-6-ulosonate synthase produces the protein MTAGKDARLTRIGTGGRYLVVPMDHGLTMGPVTGLEDLESTVEGITRGGADAVLTQKGVADRVHGNLNGAGYIVHLNGSTTIGPDEEDKRKTGTVEDAVRAGADAVSFHINVGSEYEPDQLTQLAEVTGEAERLGMPVLAMAYARGPGIDESDPDSLAHAVRLAEEVGADVIKTAYSGDADSFERVAAASAKPVVIAGGSKGTDEETLAMVRGAMDAGAAGISMGRSIFQHEDPEAITRAVAAVIHDDESVEEAMGNAGLRVES, from the coding sequence ATGACTGCCGGGAAAGACGCACGCCTGACACGCATTGGTACAGGGGGCCGATACCTCGTGGTTCCGATGGACCACGGCCTGACGATGGGGCCCGTCACGGGACTCGAAGATCTCGAATCGACCGTCGAGGGGATCACGCGCGGCGGGGCCGACGCCGTCCTGACCCAGAAGGGCGTCGCCGACCGCGTCCACGGCAACCTGAACGGCGCGGGCTACATCGTCCACCTCAACGGCTCGACGACGATCGGCCCCGACGAGGAGGACAAACGCAAGACGGGAACCGTCGAAGACGCCGTCCGGGCCGGGGCCGACGCCGTCTCCTTTCATATCAACGTCGGCAGCGAGTACGAACCCGACCAGCTCACCCAACTCGCCGAAGTAACGGGAGAGGCCGAACGCCTCGGGATGCCCGTCCTCGCGATGGCCTACGCCCGCGGCCCGGGCATCGACGAGTCGGATCCCGATTCCCTGGCTCACGCCGTCCGACTCGCCGAGGAAGTCGGCGCGGACGTGATCAAAACGGCCTACAGCGGCGACGCCGACTCCTTCGAGCGCGTCGCGGCCGCGTCGGCCAAACCCGTCGTCATCGCCGGGGGATCGAAAGGGACGGACGAGGAGACCCTGGCGATGGTCCGGGGCGCGATGGACGCGGGCGCGGCCGGGATCTCGATGGGGCGGTCGATCTTTCAGCACGAGGATCCCGAGGCGATCACTCGTGCCGTCGCGGCCGTCATCCACGACGACGAAAGCGTCGAGGAGGCGATGGGGAACGCCGGACTCCGTGTCGAAAGCTGA
- a CDS encoding transcription initiation factor IIB family protein: protein MASNETYENRLYDVAEKLQIPDSTLQITRVRLDHLHGEADVDAAQFNQIAPAVLALSCREDGLPITGRDIVEPWTDLLADPEATELDPERLPEQIEAVADRLDIDHPPERPDTLVERYADTLDLSEAVGTAGKRILTDVFREAPRVVAEASSPAETAGASLVLAAEANGVDGVGPNEVADVGAAGGVTIKNRYKAFREVLDEGGLDARRYQADAVEDGASADTGRPDAKSSASDGGVSDVPADACMDAVRGMFPDELPTTATVAEALDAPEERVGDRLQDLADRGELAARRAGETVAWIPGDRDELGADLTIDAVHSEVDALVEALDVDASVRLFARGLVSDAAESVAVEDAAEFAGAALIASSRLNDGDLDPATVAAERDFGTRALYQWLDRLGEIAAVDIPRRGPSDVVESLAEDIEFSETVLEDSRRTLEHYEPAADDAAFAAPELAAGAVFFAATTGGEPIDVDELADSIGFEASHVTDAMNSVFVSLCRGLIRGEIDYEESFWTADLLESDRIAEIGDPQTGRAVAAAKTYVAGREGQHVDEGTLDVLLDEN from the coding sequence ATGGCAAGCAACGAAACCTACGAAAACCGGCTCTACGATGTGGCAGAGAAGTTACAGATACCCGATAGTACCCTGCAGATCACCCGCGTCCGTCTCGACCATCTCCACGGGGAGGCGGACGTCGACGCGGCACAGTTCAACCAGATTGCGCCGGCAGTACTCGCACTCTCCTGTCGGGAAGATGGTCTCCCGATCACCGGTCGGGACATCGTCGAACCGTGGACTGATCTGCTTGCGGATCCGGAGGCGACCGAACTCGATCCCGAACGCCTCCCCGAACAGATCGAGGCGGTCGCCGACCGGCTCGACATCGACCACCCCCCGGAGCGCCCCGACACGCTGGTCGAGCGCTACGCCGACACGCTTGATCTGTCCGAAGCAGTCGGCACGGCCGGCAAGCGAATCCTCACAGACGTCTTCCGGGAGGCCCCCCGCGTCGTCGCCGAGGCGTCCTCCCCGGCGGAGACGGCCGGCGCGTCACTCGTCCTCGCGGCGGAGGCCAACGGCGTCGACGGCGTCGGACCCAACGAGGTTGCGGATGTCGGCGCGGCCGGCGGCGTCACGATCAAGAACCGGTACAAAGCCTTCCGGGAAGTGCTGGACGAGGGGGGCCTGGACGCCCGACGCTATCAGGCGGACGCCGTCGAGGACGGAGCGTCCGCGGACACCGGGCGACCGGACGCGAAATCCTCCGCCTCGGACGGCGGGGTTTCGGACGTCCCGGCCGACGCGTGTATGGATGCCGTCCGCGGGATGTTCCCGGACGAACTCCCGACCACGGCGACGGTCGCCGAGGCGCTGGATGCACCCGAGGAGCGTGTCGGTGATCGACTGCAGGACCTCGCCGATCGCGGCGAACTCGCGGCCAGGCGCGCCGGCGAGACCGTCGCCTGGATTCCGGGTGATCGGGACGAACTCGGTGCGGACCTGACGATCGACGCCGTCCACAGCGAGGTCGACGCACTGGTCGAGGCACTCGACGTCGACGCGTCCGTGCGATTGTTTGCCCGGGGCCTGGTCAGTGACGCCGCCGAGAGCGTCGCTGTCGAGGACGCCGCCGAATTCGCGGGTGCGGCACTGATCGCCAGCAGCCGACTCAACGATGGCGATCTCGATCCGGCGACGGTCGCAGCGGAACGCGACTTCGGGACGCGGGCGCTCTACCAGTGGCTCGACCGCCTCGGGGAGATCGCCGCCGTCGACATCCCGCGGCGCGGGCCGTCGGACGTCGTCGAGTCACTGGCCGAGGATATCGAGTTTTCCGAGACGGTTCTCGAGGACAGTCGCCGCACGCTGGAACACTACGAACCGGCGGCGGACGACGCGGCGTTCGCCGCGCCGGAACTGGCCGCCGGGGCCGTCTTCTTCGCGGCGACGACCGGCGGCGAACCGATCGACGTCGACGAACTCGCTGACAGCATCGGCTTCGAGGCGAGTCACGTCACGGACGCGATGAACAGCGTCTTCGTCTCACTGTGCCGGGGCCTGATCCGCGGCGAGATCGACTACGAGGAGTCGTTCTGGACGGCCGACCTGCTCGAGTCCGACCGAATCGCCGAGATCGGTGACCCCCAGACCGGGCGGGCCGTCGCCGCCGCAAAAACCTACGTCGCCGGTCGGGAAGGCCAACACGTCGACGAAGGGACGCTTGACGTGTTGCTCGACGAGAACTGA
- a CDS encoding 3-dehydroquinate synthase II, producing MTRSVWLKADDAVGDWEARKRRITAGLEAGVDWVLVDEHDVERVRELGDINVAAFAGDDVHVMDAEGTAESTADAVIVGKDGEGDGTVGLPSDFSGSADLSALRSGGANGGYVRIFDEDYEAFAEAVAEDAAYTFVVADDWQIIPLENLIARVGEETELIAGVQTAEDARTAYETLEIGADAVLLDTDNPDEIRETVEVRDAVGRETLDLEYAEITAIEQTGSADRVCVDTGSIMDHDEGMLVGSMARGLFFVHAETAESPYVASRPFRVNAGAVHAYARTPGGETTYLSELASGDEVQVVDRDGNTREAIVGRAKIEKRPMFRIQAETEGGDRIETLLQNAETIKVATPDGRIAVTDLEVGDEVLVYHEDTARHFGEAVEESIIEK from the coding sequence ATGACACGCTCGGTGTGGCTCAAAGCCGACGATGCCGTCGGCGACTGGGAAGCGCGCAAGCGACGCATCACCGCCGGCCTCGAAGCCGGCGTCGACTGGGTACTCGTCGACGAACACGACGTCGAACGCGTCCGCGAACTCGGTGACATCAACGTCGCCGCCTTCGCCGGCGACGACGTCCACGTCATGGACGCCGAGGGGACGGCCGAATCGACTGCTGACGCAGTGATCGTCGGCAAGGACGGCGAGGGCGACGGCACGGTCGGGCTCCCCTCTGACTTCTCGGGATCGGCCGATCTCTCCGCGCTCCGCAGCGGCGGGGCAAACGGGGGATACGTCCGCATCTTCGACGAGGACTACGAAGCCTTCGCCGAGGCAGTCGCCGAAGACGCCGCGTACACCTTCGTCGTCGCCGACGACTGGCAGATCATTCCGCTGGAAAATCTCATCGCCCGCGTCGGCGAGGAGACGGAACTGATCGCCGGTGTTCAGACCGCCGAGGACGCCCGGACGGCCTACGAGACCCTGGAGATCGGGGCCGACGCCGTGCTGCTGGACACCGACAACCCCGACGAAATCCGCGAAACCGTCGAGGTGCGGGACGCCGTCGGTCGGGAGACGCTCGACCTGGAGTACGCCGAGATCACGGCGATCGAACAGACCGGCTCGGCCGACCGGGTCTGTGTGGATACGGGGTCGATCATGGATCACGACGAGGGGATGCTGGTGGGCTCGATGGCCCGCGGCCTCTTCTTCGTCCACGCCGAGACCGCCGAATCGCCGTACGTCGCCTCGCGCCCGTTCCGGGTCAACGCTGGCGCGGTCCACGCCTACGCCCGGACGCCGGGTGGCGAGACGACGTACCTCTCGGAACTCGCGAGCGGTGACGAGGTCCAGGTCGTCGATCGGGACGGCAACACCCGCGAGGCGATCGTCGGCCGCGCGAAGATCGAGAAGCGCCCCATGTTCCGGATTCAGGCCGAAACCGAGGGTGGCGACCGGATCGAAACGCTGCTCCAGAACGCCGAGACGATCAAAGTCGCGACACCCGATGGCCGGATCGCAGTCACGGACCTGGAGGTCGGCGACGAGGTGCTGGTCTACCACGAGGACACGGCCCGGCACTTCGGCGAGGCCGTCGAGGAGAGTATCATCGAGAAGTAG
- a CDS encoding zinc ribbon domain-containing protein gives MTETSSTKRPWVAIVLSVVFPGLGHVYLREWIRTGLWLALLFATAWLVIPPDIIPQETSAEAIMQASRNIPDEASLLILGLRVLNVVDAYVLARQRNRTADAVESGRQCPECGHELDDDDITFCPWCATELETGTDAESESNGATTSESDIDI, from the coding sequence GTGACTGAGACTTCGTCGACGAAACGCCCGTGGGTGGCGATCGTCCTGTCCGTGGTGTTCCCGGGACTGGGTCACGTCTACCTCCGGGAGTGGATCCGGACGGGACTGTGGCTCGCGTTGCTGTTCGCGACCGCCTGGCTGGTGATCCCGCCGGATATCATCCCCCAGGAGACGTCCGCCGAGGCGATCATGCAAGCCAGCCGGAATATCCCCGACGAGGCGTCGCTCCTCATTCTGGGACTTCGCGTCCTCAACGTGGTCGACGCGTACGTCCTCGCACGCCAGCGCAACCGGACTGCGGACGCCGTCGAATCCGGACGACAGTGTCCCGAGTGTGGCCACGAACTGGACGACGATGACATCACGTTCTGTCCGTGGTGTGCGACGGAACTCGAAACGGGCACCGACGCGGAATCCGAGTCGAACGGCGCGACGACTTCGGAGTCGGATATCGACATCTAG
- a CDS encoding type I 3-dehydroquinate dehydratase yields the protein MNFSSFRLAASTADLTEEPAAREHADLVELRMDLADEPLTQLSNYDGELPLLVTNRPEWEGGEAADAGRLAALEAAVTDDAVAAVDVELATARDGDADGLIETAHEHDVAVVVSTHDFEGTPGMGDLQEMLREAAQFGDVGKLAVTAETPDDVLDLLVATRAATVEGHTVATMAMGEAGRHSRAVAPLYGSRIGYAPVEPTNATAPGQYDLATLADLVAELGGQ from the coding sequence ATGAACTTCAGTTCGTTCCGACTCGCGGCGTCGACGGCGGATCTCACCGAGGAGCCGGCTGCTCGCGAGCACGCCGACCTGGTCGAGTTGCGGATGGATCTGGCCGACGAACCACTCACGCAGCTCTCGAACTACGACGGCGAGCTGCCGCTGCTCGTGACCAACCGTCCCGAGTGGGAGGGTGGCGAGGCCGCGGACGCTGGTCGCCTCGCCGCGCTCGAAGCGGCCGTCACCGACGACGCCGTCGCCGCGGTCGATGTCGAACTCGCGACCGCGCGTGACGGTGACGCCGACGGGCTGATCGAGACCGCCCACGAGCACGACGTTGCCGTGGTCGTCTCCACGCACGATTTCGAGGGGACGCCGGGGATGGGCGACCTTCAGGAGATGTTGCGTGAAGCTGCGCAATTCGGCGACGTGGGCAAACTCGCCGTCACCGCCGAGACGCCAGATGACGTGCTCGATTTGCTGGTGGCGACGCGGGCGGCCACCGTCGAAGGCCACACCGTGGCGACGATGGCGATGGGCGAGGCCGGCCGCCACTCCCGGGCGGTCGCCCCGCTGTACGGCTCCCGGATCGGTTATGCACCGGTCGAGCCCACCAACGCGACCGCACCGGGGCAGTATGATCTCGCGACGCTCGCCGATCTCGTCGCGGAACTCGGCGGCCAGTGA
- a CDS encoding MarR family transcriptional regulator, whose amino-acid sequence MPINIRRFEESPPEDLRASGRTNAEAILSLLASTPDQAFTPKEIHKATDVKRGSVGVVLSRLEERGLVRHRGDYWAIATDVDAEKTLSAMSTARAASERLGTEDPDEWGPGVDSDDE is encoded by the coding sequence ATGCCCATCAACATCAGACGGTTCGAAGAAAGCCCACCCGAGGACCTCCGGGCCAGTGGACGCACGAATGCGGAGGCGATACTCTCTCTCCTGGCGTCGACCCCGGACCAGGCGTTCACGCCGAAGGAGATCCACAAGGCGACCGACGTCAAGCGGGGGAGCGTCGGGGTCGTCCTCTCCCGTCTCGAGGAGCGGGGGCTCGTCCGACATCGGGGCGATTATTGGGCGATCGCGACGGATGTAGACGCGGAGAAGACGCTGAGTGCGATGTCGACCGCACGAGCGGCCTCGGAGCGGCTCGGTACGGAGGATCCCGACGAGTGGGGCCCCGGCGTCGATTCGGACGACGAGTGA
- a CDS encoding DNA-methyltransferase: METDHAVVTGDARELSLPADSVDLVVTSPPYPMIEMWDDIFAALDPAIGDALDADDGQRAFEAMHDVLDVVWEQLQRVLVEGGIAAINVGDATRTLDRFRQYPNAGEITRRMVDYGFDPLPDIVWRKPANSGAKFMGSGMVPPNAYPTLEHESILLFRNGPRRSFPPGDETRYESAYFWEERNQWFSDLWEMTGTPQGLDAGLRERSGAFPVEIPLRLIRMFSVYGDTVLDPFWGTGTTTLAAMLAGRESVGYERDADLRAAFDDRIEGLPERSRERATQRLERHREWVADRQESGEELGHENDHYDTPVRTKQERNLRLYAVESVAETEDGYTVMHEPIENLE; this comes from the coding sequence ATGGAGACCGACCACGCCGTGGTGACGGGCGACGCCCGCGAGCTTTCGTTGCCCGCGGATTCGGTCGACCTCGTGGTCACCTCGCCGCCCTACCCCATGATCGAGATGTGGGACGACATCTTTGCCGCGCTCGACCCCGCAATCGGCGACGCGCTCGACGCAGACGACGGGCAGCGCGCCTTCGAGGCCATGCACGACGTGCTCGATGTGGTATGGGAACAGCTACAGCGCGTTCTCGTCGAGGGCGGCATCGCCGCGATCAACGTCGGCGACGCCACGCGAACGCTCGACCGATTCCGGCAGTACCCAAACGCCGGCGAGATCACTCGCCGGATGGTCGATTACGGGTTCGATCCGCTCCCCGATATCGTCTGGCGCAAGCCAGCCAATAGCGGCGCGAAGTTCATGGGTTCGGGGATGGTGCCGCCTAACGCCTACCCCACGCTCGAACACGAGTCGATCCTGCTCTTTCGAAACGGCCCACGACGGTCGTTTCCGCCGGGTGACGAGACGCGCTACGAGAGTGCGTACTTCTGGGAGGAGCGCAACCAGTGGTTCTCGGACCTCTGGGAGATGACCGGCACGCCACAGGGGCTCGACGCCGGACTCCGCGAACGTTCGGGGGCGTTCCCTGTCGAGATTCCCCTCCGTTTGATCCGGATGTTCTCAGTCTACGGCGACACTGTGCTCGATCCCTTCTGGGGGACCGGCACGACGACGCTCGCGGCGATGCTCGCCGGCCGCGAGTCCGTGGGCTACGAACGCGACGCCGACCTCCGGGCGGCCTTCGACGACCGCATCGAGGGGCTGCCCGAACGGTCTCGAGAGCGCGCGACTCAGCGGCTTGAGCGACACCGCGAGTGGGTCGCCGATCGCCAGGAATCGGGCGAGGAACTGGGCCACGAGAACGACCACTACGACACGCCGGTCCGGACGAAACAGGAGCGGAACCTTCGACTCTATGCCGTCGAGTCGGTGGCGGAAACGGAGGACGGCTACACGGTGATGCACGAACCGATCGAGAACCTGGAGTGA
- a CDS encoding methyl-accepting chemotaxis protein: MASESDSQLDTAVEDGGGSVSTAAIGNAIDELLRTSENVSRSSQQISELANEQSENMQEVAGEVSNLSATVEEVASSANEVKAVSQQASQLADQGRDVADDAIDAMEGVDEANEEVSEDVQQLRDRIDEIDEIVEVINDIADQTNMLALNASIEAARAGEAGEGFAVVADEVKSLAEESQQNATEIEEMVADIKAETESTVDSIGDANEQVEDGIEQVDETVDILKKIDQAVTEAAEGAQEVAEATDDQAASTEEVASMVDRTAETAEEVADEIEDIAAANEQQAAKVNELESLLDRN, from the coding sequence ATGGCTTCAGAATCGGACAGTCAACTGGACACGGCTGTCGAGGATGGCGGTGGGTCGGTCTCGACGGCGGCGATCGGGAACGCTATCGACGAACTGCTTCGGACGTCCGAGAACGTCTCGCGGAGTTCCCAGCAGATCAGCGAACTCGCGAACGAACAATCCGAGAACATGCAGGAGGTCGCGGGCGAGGTGTCGAACCTCTCGGCGACGGTCGAGGAGGTCGCTTCGAGTGCCAACGAGGTCAAGGCCGTCAGCCAGCAGGCGAGCCAGCTCGCCGATCAGGGTCGAGACGTGGCCGACGACGCCATCGACGCCATGGAGGGCGTCGACGAGGCCAACGAGGAGGTCTCGGAGGATGTCCAGCAGTTGCGCGATCGCATCGACGAGATCGACGAGATCGTCGAGGTCATCAACGACATCGCCGATCAGACCAATATGCTGGCGCTGAACGCCTCGATCGAGGCCGCTCGAGCGGGCGAGGCGGGCGAGGGCTTCGCGGTGGTCGCCGACGAGGTCAAGAGCTTAGCCGAGGAGTCCCAGCAGAACGCCACCGAGATCGAGGAGATGGTCGCCGACATCAAGGCCGAGACCGAGTCGACCGTCGACAGCATCGGCGATGCCAACGAGCAGGTCGAAGACGGGATCGAACAGGTCGACGAGACAGTCGACATCCTCAAGAAGATCGATCAGGCCGTCACCGAGGCCGCCGAAGGGGCTCAGGAAGTCGCCGAGGCGACCGACGACCAGGCCGCCAGCACCGAGGAGGTCGCTTCGATGGTCGATCGGACCGCCGAGACAGCCGAGGAAGTCGCCGACGAGATCGAGGATATCGCGGCCGCCAACGAACAGCAGGCGGCGAAGGTCAACGAACTCGAGTCGCTGCTGGACCGCAACTGA
- a CDS encoding transcription initiation factor IIB, whose amino-acid sequence MSETNTRTRLDQSTNVTEDEAETSDVQCPECDGKLISDTERGETVCQGCGLVVEEDEIDPGPEWRAFDAKEKDQKSRVGAPTTNMMHDKGLSTNIDWRDKDAYGNSLGSRQREKMQRLRKWNERFRTRDSKERNLKQALGEIDRMASALGLPENVRETASVIYRRALDEDLLPGRSIEGVSTASVYAAARQAGVPRSLDELTDVSRVEKDEIARTYRYVVRELGLEVRPADPESYVPRFTSDLELSEEAERRARELLANAKEEGVHSGKSPVGLAAAAIYAASLLTNEKTTQAAVSEVADISEVTIRNRYHELLEAEQSIPTA is encoded by the coding sequence ATGAGCGAGACCAACACCAGAACCCGACTCGATCAGTCGACGAACGTCACAGAAGACGAAGCAGAGACCTCGGACGTCCAGTGTCCCGAGTGTGACGGCAAACTCATTTCGGACACCGAGCGTGGCGAGACCGTCTGCCAGGGATGCGGACTCGTCGTCGAGGAAGACGAGATCGATCCCGGTCCGGAGTGGCGCGCGTTCGACGCCAAGGAGAAAGACCAGAAGTCCCGCGTCGGTGCCCCGACGACGAACATGATGCACGACAAGGGGCTGTCGACCAACATCGACTGGCGTGACAAGGACGCCTACGGCAACTCGCTGGGGTCGCGCCAGCGTGAAAAGATGCAGCGCCTCCGGAAGTGGAACGAGCGCTTCCGGACGCGTGACTCCAAGGAGCGCAACCTCAAGCAGGCGCTGGGCGAGATCGACCGCATGGCAAGCGCGCTTGGACTCCCGGAGAACGTTCGCGAGACCGCGTCGGTCATCTATCGGCGGGCACTCGACGAGGATCTGCTCCCCGGTCGATCCATCGAAGGTGTCTCGACGGCATCCGTCTACGCTGCCGCCCGTCAGGCTGGCGTCCCGCGAAGCCTGGACGAACTCACCGACGTCTCCCGGGTCGAGAAAGACGAGATCGCCCGCACGTATCGCTACGTCGTCCGTGAACTCGGCCTCGAAGTCCGCCCGGCCGATCCCGAGAGCTACGTCCCACGGTTCACCTCGGATCTCGAGCTGAGCGAGGAGGCCGAGCGCCGTGCGCGAGAACTGCTCGCCAACGCCAAAGAGGAGGGCGTCCACTCCGGAAAGAGCCCTGTCGGGCTCGCGGCCGCCGCGATCTACGCCGCCTCGCTGTTGACCAACGAGAAGACCACCCAGGCTGCAGTCAGCGAGGTCGCGGACATCTCCGAAGTCACGATCCGCAACCGCTACCACGAACTGCTGGAAGCCGAGCAGTCGATCCCGACCGCCTGA
- a CDS encoding flippase-like domain-containing protein translates to MNRAVEVSVVLPAYNEAASIEETVSATLDRLAAFLPAGSFEVIVAEDGCADRTPEIAARLASEDDRVRHVHSDERLGRGAALEYAFRQAAGDTLVYFDTDLATDMAHLEELVESVRTGGYDVATGSRMLPDSDADRPAKRGVPSRGYNALVRLVLRSDLADHQCGFKAFSREAFEELANAVEDDHWFWDTEMLVRAQRRGLGVHEFPVAWTPKGDSKVDLVRDVLGMGSQILRTFWQLSVSPRITRTRSMIAASGLIMLALALMTVYLDPSADVLEEMQRGDPMLIGTAAFVYLSSWPLRGYRYRDILAELGYDSDVGFLTGAVFISQTGNLVFPARLGDGVRAYVMKARRSVPYSSGFASLAVERVFDLLTIAALAGVVLVGFAAFDPSALADLIAALTSGRESGRRGVVVAAAVGLLAIGVTALTVLTARSDRNLVRGTLDRLSDDAYAGYVAGVIEDFTGDVQTVAANPTAFGRVAASSVLIWTIDVVTAIVVFAAFDVPSSLGMLVVVSFFAVSVGNLAKVLPLSPGGIGLYEGVFSVFVLAFIPTVTWELALAVAVVDHAVKNMVTVAGGSVSMAWLNVSLTTAVEESADAQDRSTVAPQD, encoded by the coding sequence ATGAATCGGGCAGTCGAGGTCAGTGTCGTGCTCCCGGCCTACAACGAGGCCGCGTCCATCGAGGAGACCGTCAGCGCGACGCTCGACCGACTGGCCGCGTTTCTCCCCGCAGGTTCCTTCGAGGTGATCGTGGCCGAGGACGGTTGTGCCGATCGGACACCGGAGATCGCTGCGCGGCTGGCGAGTGAAGACGACCGTGTTCGGCACGTCCACAGCGACGAGCGCCTCGGCCGCGGCGCCGCATTGGAGTACGCCTTCCGCCAGGCTGCAGGTGACACGCTCGTCTACTTCGATACCGATCTGGCGACGGACATGGCCCACCTCGAAGAACTCGTCGAGAGCGTCCGGACGGGAGGTTACGACGTGGCGACGGGCTCGCGGATGCTCCCGGACAGCGACGCCGACCGGCCGGCGAAACGCGGCGTCCCGAGCCGAGGATACAACGCCCTCGTCCGGTTGGTCCTCCGATCGGACCTGGCTGATCACCAGTGTGGCTTCAAAGCCTTCAGTCGGGAGGCGTTCGAGGAACTGGCCAACGCAGTCGAGGACGACCACTGGTTCTGGGACACGGAGATGCTCGTCCGCGCCCAGCGCCGCGGCCTCGGCGTGCATGAGTTTCCCGTCGCCTGGACGCCGAAAGGCGACTCGAAGGTCGATCTCGTCCGGGACGTCCTGGGAATGGGCAGCCAGATCCTCCGGACGTTCTGGCAGCTTTCCGTGAGTCCGCGGATCACCCGCACTCGGAGTATGATCGCCGCGAGCGGCCTGATCATGCTCGCGCTCGCGCTTATGACGGTGTATCTCGATCCCTCCGCCGATGTTCTCGAAGAGATGCAACGTGGTGACCCCATGTTGATCGGGACCGCCGCGTTCGTGTATCTCAGTTCCTGGCCGCTTCGGGGCTATCGGTATCGGGACATTCTTGCCGAGTTGGGCTATGATTCCGATGTCGGGTTTCTGACGGGTGCGGTCTTCATCAGCCAGACCGGCAACCTCGTGTTTCCGGCGCGACTCGGTGACGGCGTCCGGGCGTACGTCATGAAGGCCCGCCGGTCGGTCCCCTATTCATCGGGGTTTGCCTCCCTCGCCGTCGAGCGTGTCTTTGATCTTCTGACGATTGCGGCCCTTGCCGGCGTCGTGCTCGTCGGATTTGCAGCGTTTGATCCCTCGGCACTTGCGGATCTCATTGCGGCGCTGACTAGCGGACGCGAGAGTGGACGGCGGGGCGTGGTGGTGGCGGCCGCTGTTGGCCTTCTCGCGATCGGCGTGACTGCGTTGACCGTCCTGACGGCCCGTTCGGATCGGAATCTCGTTCGGGGGACGCTCGATAGACTCAGCGATGACGCCTACGCCGGGTACGTCGCCGGTGTCATCGAGGACTTTACCGGTGACGTCCAGACTGTCGCCGCGAACCCGACCGCGTTCGGCCGTGTTGCCGCCTCAAGTGTCCTCATCTGGACGATCGATGTCGTGACCGCGATTGTCGTTTTCGCTGCCTTCGACGTCCCATCCTCTTTGGGGATGCTCGTTGTCGTGAGTTTCTTCGCAGTCAGTGTCGGCAATCTTGCGAAGGTTCTCCCGCTGTCGCCCGGCGGTATCGGGCTCTATGAGGGTGTTTTCTCGGTCTTCGTCCTCGCCTTTATCCCGACAGTCACCTGGGAACTCGCACTCGCGGTCGCAGTCGTGGATCACGCCGTCAAGAATATGGTTACGGTTGCCGGTGGATCTGTCTCAATGGCCTGGCTGAACGTCTCGCTGACGACGGCCGTCGAGGAGAGTGCCGACGCCCAGGACAGATCGACAGTCGCCCCACAGGATTGA